The genome window GGGCTCCCGATTCCACCGTATGCTGTTTACAATATCGGAAATAATAATCCGGAAAATTTGCTGGATTTCGTAGATATCCTACAGCAGGAGCTGATCCGCGCAGAAGTATTGCCGGCAGATTATGATTTTGAGGCGCACAAAGAACTGATCGCTATGCAGCCGGGAGATGTTCCAATCACCTACGCTGATACCAGCGCACTGGAACGGGATTTCGGCTTTAAGCCCAGTACCAGTTTGAGAGATGGACTTAGAAAATTTGCTGAGTGGTATAAAGAATTCTACAGGGTGTAAAGGAATAGTAAGGCACAGCCTCTTTTTCTGTGTCTTACTATTAGGGTACCGTTTAGTAAACATTATTTTATTGCTTTATAAAGCATTAGCTATACTTCACTTAAGAAATAACTCCCAGTTCCACAACAGCCCCCGTTCTATATCGAATCGTTATTTTTCTCTGGCCCTCGTTCTGCTCCTCAAAGGATAAGTCTTCTATACCATATTTATCAATCAAATACATGTCAGCAATACGGAAAATGCTTCCCTCGTCCTGAACCTCCTGAGGTACTCCAAAAATAGTACAAAAAAGTCCTTTTTTGTAAGAAGTGATTCTGTAATTCAGAATATCCTGTATGTCCATTCTCATGTTGCCTTGCCCTCTATTCCTTTACCAAAAGTAATATCATCTGATATATCTTCTCTAATTTTCCATTATTCCGTGCATACAGATCCTTTAATGCAGCCTCGTCATAATGCTGATACTGCGGCCCTTCACAGATATAACCAGCGGCATTCAATTTATGACGCATACCATCCCATCCATCATCGCAAAAATATGGCCTGCTTCGAAAAACGGATATGTCCGGCTCCACCGGATACTCTTTATCCTCCAAAAACAGATTCAGCTTTCCTCTCAGCAAATCCACAGACAGCATATCATCCAGAACCAGCCATGGATGAGAAATCCGTATTTTTTTCTCACTTCGAATAACCATCCGCAGCATGGAGACCTGCTCCAAACCACAAAAACGTGCATATAGTAAGTGAAGTTCCTCTGCAATTCCCTCTGCCTCCGGTAGCTCGGAGCAATTCTACCCCTTCCAGAAATGCCCGTGCTTTCCTGAGATATTCTTGTTTCTGTATTTCCAGCTTCTCCTCAAAAGATTTCATTTCTTTATACAAAGTCATTCTCGCCCTGCCTGCCAGCATCTCCAAATGGTTCCGTTCTTCTTCCGAAATATCTTTCGCTTTTAGACTCCTCTGTACCGTCGTATTACACATAACCGGTATTTTGCTCAGCGGCCCTGCGGGTGGCCTGAGCTGATCCAAAGTTGGTCCTCCCAGAAAAATACAGTCATATTCATTTTCCACCAGATTCACCTCAGGATATGACACCTTCGTACATAACAGGATTTCCTCAGACAGCTCATTCTCTATAAATGTAACATGGATATTCTTCCAGGCGTTATCAAAATCAGGGACATCATACATCACAACAAACAACTGCATCCCGGGAATTCCACCCAGGCATCGAAATCTTTCTGCCGGTTCACCTCCCGGCATAAAATGTTCATTCTTACTGTAGTCCGATACAACAGAACATGTCGCAAAATATTCCATCGACAGAACCATTTGCGGAATCAATAACGTTCCATATGCATTGCTGAAATACCGATTCACATCAAATTTGTCAGAAGCCATGTAAATTTCGATGACATTGGCAGCATCAACCTGCAACTTATGATGATAGGGCTTCTCCTTATATTCAGGAGCCCGACTCGCGATCCAATCCGGAATTTCCATCTTTAGCAGCGGTATCGGAAACAATTGATTCGTATTTGGCGCCTGAATTCTTGTTGCCGGAAGCGTACGATACTTTTCTTTTCCTCCCTTTTCCTCATCCTTCAGATGAATTAATACAGGATACTCATGTGCCCCATGATGATAACTCATGTTCACACGCTGCGGATGCTCAACATTCCAAATAATAGGACTTAGCGAAAACAGCCGGTATGTACAGACCTGGTATGGATTTCCTCTAAACTCCAGTTTAATATCATACTTGCAGTCTTCAGCTTTTTGGAAGATCAGCCGGCAGATATCTTTTCCGTGTTTGATGACCGGAATATTGATTGTATTCTTTTTCCTGCTCATATACAGCCGACCTCCCCCTCTTCATGCTCGATTCTCATCTCTTTATAGGACTCCAAGATTAAACTCTTCTTTTGAGGACTCTTTGAAAAAGTCAATGCCGATTGGTAATTCCATTTTCATAAAACGCCTACTCCTTTTCCAGATATCCTCGGACCTCCTTCTCAGAAATTCTATATTTTTCGGAAATCTTAGCAATCGCCTCCTCTTCCGCTATTCCCAGTTCCTCATAAGATTCTGCCAAAATCCGGATTCCTTCCGTCCGCGCCTCTAATCTGCCCGCTTCCATACCAGCCTCCATACCGGCCTCCATGCCAGCCTTCATACCAGCTTCCATACCAGCTTCCATACCGGCCTGCATACCAGCTTCCCGGCCTTCTCTCTCGCTCTCCCTGCGTATACGTGCTTCTAATTCCCACATCTTCATATAGCCAAGTTCCACCTCCTCGTCCTGCTTGACTTCCGTCACCAGACGGTGAATATGCTGTAAGTCGTCATTTACAGCATTCTCCTGCGTACTTTCTTCTATATATCTTAGCATATCACGCAATTTCTGACTAGTATTTCCTACCTTTCCTTTCGTATAAAGATAAATCGTTTTCAGGCCATCTTCATACGATACGCTTCTGTCCTCCTCACACTGACTGGATATCGTATAAATCATGCGATCCTTTCCATACGGATCATAAGGCAGAATCATGATAATCGTCACATTTCGCATATCCTTATATTCGACTCCCGTTTTCAAAAGCTTCGTATCCATAAGCGCGTGGTAATATCTTCCTCGCTTCGGCTCTGCCCCCTCTTTATATTTCGTAGGCTCGATATCATAAATATCCGTGTTGATTTCCGCATCGCTTCCGTTCTGCTCCGGGAGTTCTTCAATATAGGCGTCCATCACAATTCCTCGTTCGGAAATCCCCCTTCCCTGCAGCTTTCTCTGGGCAAGGACTTTCACATTCCTGATTGGACGGTCCAATATCGTCTCTAATAAAATCCGGCAGAATTCCGCCCCTTTTTCATCCCTGGATATTAACTCGTTGAATAAGAAATCATCCAGTACATTCAAATCTTTTAGTGTTCTTTTGACCATAGGCATCTTCTCCTCTACTAAATGTATTTTCTATACAGGGATATTCGTGTGCGGGAAAACCGCCTGATTAATATGATAATAAGATTATAAATCATAGAATAGTTCCTGGATAGGTGGATTCTATGATATCATAGCCGACATGGAGTGTAAAGGGAGTTTAGAAAGATATAATAATTAATGAAAAAGCCCTCTGCTGGCAACATGATATGTTCCCCACAAAAGGCTTTTAAAAGATGTCTTTTACTGACTCTACATAAACTTGTACTTCTACGATTCCTACACTGCCTCAAACATTACATTTATATTTACCTCCAATTATACCTATACCGGCTCGAAAAAAGTGTCTGGTCTTTTGGAATCAAAAATCTCGTTACAAGTCATCACCGTCACAAGATTTTCCGTTTCACTCAAATTAACAATATTATGTGTCCATCCGGGAATCATATGGACTGCTTCAATTTTATCTCCACTAACTTCAAACTCAACAATCTCGCCGGTATTAATATTACGTTCCTGAATCAAACCGTGACCGGCAACTACGATAAACAGTTCCCATTTAGAGTTATGCCAGTGCTGACCCTTCGTGACGCCAGGCTTACTGATGTTGATAGATACCTGACCACAATCTTCCATATGAACAAGTTCCGTGAAACTGCCACGGTCATCCACATTCATTTTCAGAGCATATTTAAATTTATCTGTTGGCAGGTAAGTCAAATATAGACTATACAACTTTTTGGCAAAAGAACCATTCGGCATCTTGGGTATCAGCAACGTGTTTGGTTGCTGTTTGAATTGCTTCAACAAATCAACGATTTCACCCAAAGTAACCTTATATGTGACTGGAACACAGCAGTATCGTCCCTTTTCAGTAATAACTGTTTCTAAACCGTCAAATTCACAATGAACTTCCTTATTCTCCAAAAGGTCGAACATCCCCTCCACCAAATCATCAATATACAACAATTCCAATTCCGTAGAACGGTCATTCACTGTAAAAGTCTCGTTATTCGCCACGGCCCAACAAAAGGTTGATACAGCAGAATTGTATTTAGGACGACTATGGCCCATTAAATTCGGGAAACGATAAACAGCCACCTTTGCGCCGGTTTCTTCAGCATAAGAGAAAAATAATTCTTCTCCAGCCTTCTTGGAACGACCATACTCGGAATTACCAAAACGCCCTGCAAGAGTTGCCTGTATAGAAGATGAAAGCATAATTGAAGCTTTATTCCCATACTTTTTCAATAGCTCCAAAAGTTCAGAAGCAAAATCAAAATTCCCCTTCATAAAATCTTCTTGACTCTCTGGACGATTAACTCCGGCAAGATTAAATATAAAATCTGCTTTCTGACAATATATATTTAGTTCCTCTTTTGTAGAATCTAAATCATAAGAATAGACCTCATCAATCTTCAGACTGGGACGTGTTCTATTCTTATGATCTCTTATATTTTTCAGATTATTGACAAGGGCGGTTCCCACCATACCTTTTGCGCCGGTCACTAAGATATTCACAAACTGACACTCCTCTTCTTTTTCCAGTGTGTTTATCAGACATCTTTTCTCCACACCATCTTATTTACAACATTTACATAGCTCTGAATAATACGAACGATCTTCATACTCACGCACTCATCCGTATAATCACCACATGGATGACCGAACACACCATTCTTCTTCATCGTGATTGCCATATCGGTTGCCTGTAGCAACTCTTTCGTGGAAATACCAGCAAGAATAAAATTCCCGGCTTCCATTGCTTCCGGACGTTCAGTAGAAGTTCGGATACACACCGCCGCTATTGGATGACCGATAGAAAGATAGAACGAACTTTCTTCCGGGAGTGTGCCGGAATCGGATACAATAGCCAAAGCATTCATCTGGAGACGGTTGTAGTCATTAAAACCAAGCGGTTCATTCACTCTGACACGAGGATCCAGTTTAAATCCTGACGCTTCCAGTTTCTTACGCGAACGAGGGTGGCAAGAATACAGAATTGGCACATCATATCTTTCTGCCAAAGCATTGATTGCATTAAATAGAGAAGTAAAATTTTTGTCGGTATCAATATTTTCCTCTCGATGTGCAGAAAGCAGAATATAGCCATCTTCCTCCAGGTCAAAACGTTCCAGAACATTGGATACCTTAATTTTGTCTAAGTTTCCACGGAGCACCTCCGCCATTGGAGATCCTGTCACATAGGTGCGCTCTTTCGGCATACCAAGTTCATGCAGATACTTTCTTGCTGGCTCAGAATACGGCAAATTTACATCGGAAATAACATCCACAATACGACGGTTCGTTTCTTCTGGCAAACACTCATCCTTACATCTATTACCGGCCTCCATATGGAAAATTGGAATATGAAGACGTTTTGCAGAAATTGCCGACAAACAGGAATTTGTGTCACCCAACACAAGAAGCGCATCCGGTTTGATTGCTGACATCAGTTCAAAGGAACGAGCAATCACGTTGCCACAAGTCTGCCCCAGGTTTTCACCAACTACATTCAAATATATGTCAGGTCCACCCAGATCAAAATCTGACCAGAAAATATCGTTTAAATTTTTGTCGTAGTTCTGACCGGTGTGGGCCACACAGCAGTCGAAATATTCGCGGCAGCGCTTGATGGTCGCTACCAGACGGATGATCTCTGGGCGTGTGCCTACTATGATTAGAAGTTTAATTTCGCCGTTTTCTTTCCAATTAAAATCATACATCACTGTTTCCTCCAGCATCTTTTCTAGATAGGATTTATTATATCTTATCTGCCACTCATGTTCACCTTTATTAGACTACTTTAAATTGAGTCGGAAAAATTAAGCGCTGAACTTTTGGCTTAGTAGCGATAAAGCTATTATCCCTGACATTATTTATCTCCCAATGCTTCTCTCACATAGTCTGTAGTCAAAATCTTCTTCACCACTCCATCTACATCAAGAAGAGTAGTATTGTGCGAAGTATATGACTCTTCTGCCTCTGTCATTACTTGTCCTTTGACAAAATACTTTTCATAATTTAAATCCCTGTTATCAGCTGTAACACGAAAATACTGTCCCATATCTTCCGAACGCAATCGTTCTTCCCGTGTCATAAGTGTCTCATAGAGCTTCTCTCCATGGCGGGTGCCTATAATGTTTGTACCCGTATCTCCAAATAACTGCTGAAGCCCTTTTGCAAGATTCCCTATAGTGGAAGCATCCGCTTTCTGAATAAATAAATCTCCCGGATTAGCGTGTTCAAATGCGAATCGCACCAACTCTACAGCTTCATCAAGATTCATTAGGAATCGAGTCATCGCCGGATTAGTTATGGTGATTGGACTACCGGCCTTAATTTGATCAATAAAAAGTGGAATCACGGACCCTCTGGAACACATGACATTACCATATCTTGTACAGCAAATTACAGTCCCGCCACGCTCAGCCGCTACTCTTGCATTTGCATAAATAACATGCTCCATCATTGCTTTTGAGATTCCCATTGCATTGATTGGATATGCAGCCTTATCTGTAGATAAGCATACCACACGTTTAACACCTGCATTAATTGCGGCATGTAGAACATTATCTGTTCCTTCCACATTTGTCCTCACTGCCTGCATAGGGAAAAATTCGCAACTTGGAACTTGTTTCAAGGCCGCTGCATGGAAAATATAATCTACCCCCGGCATGGCATCTGCAACAGATTGCGAATCACGAACATCCCCAACATAAAATTTCACTTTACCTGCGTAATCCGGGTATTTTGCCTGTAATTCATGTCTCATATCATCCTGCTTTTTTTCATCTCGTGAAAAAATGCGAACCTGTCCCACATCAGTTGCTAAAAAATGCTTTAAGACAGCATTGCCAAAACTACCTGTCCCTCCTGTTATCATAAGTGTCGATCCATTAAATACTGACATATTGTATTTCTCCTCTGTTCTTAGAAATATATACCTTTTGAATCACCAACATATCCATAGTGTTTCATTAATGCTCTGTCTTTCTCTTCGCCTTTCAAATGTCCAAGATGTAGGGATTCTTTTTGTATTTTTTCGAGATATTCATCAGCTGATTTGATTACTCTTGCCGGAACTCCCACAGCAACAGAATTATCAGGAATATCCTTCGTAACGATAGCTCCCGCACCGATTACAACATTATTGCCTACCGTTACGCCCGGAAGAAGAATAACATTATTTCCAATATAAACACCATTTCCGATAGTAATAGGTTTTGTAATTTCAAGATCGGGAATGAGATGCCTATACAAAAGAGTTCCGCCATCGTGAGTAATGAATTTCACTCCTGTTGTAATGTGGACATTATCCCCAAGTGTAATTATCCAAGGCTCTGTTCCCCAACTAATATCTCCGTATAAATGTACCCCCCCGCTGGGAAATTTACACCTACACATCTAGCATATTTTAGTGGCTTGAACCTATGAAGATATTTTCCTTTAATCTTGCTAATTAACCTTCTAATATTCATCTGTTTTGCTCCTTACCTTTTTTAATTCTTGATAATATCACCTTTGTGTATTCATTCTTCAAACCACATAAAACCCCAAATGCAACAACTACATAAATAAATCCCGATGATAGAATACTAACTATATTGCTGCTAATCGGCAAAAATCTTTGTACTATAATCATTATAATCATCGCCGCTATACATGCTATTACAATTTGTACTATTCCTTTTTTGTCGAATATCTTGTGTCGCTTTATTGCCTCAATACCTCCTGCCCTTTTTATCAGATAGAAACATTCAATCAGGGCACAAATCACAGTAGAAACCGTTGTCGCAATGGCAATACCAAATATCTCCCAGAATTGCTTTAATGTCAGACTCAAACAAATATTCATTACAACGCACAACGAATTAATTATTGTCGGCTGTTTTGTATCACCAATAATATAGAATAACCTTGTGGCAAATTCTTTGAGTGACATAAATAAAAGGCCACAAACATAAATAGTAAATAAAATCGATATTTTGGAAACATCATCTGCCTTCATAGCGCCCCGGTGAAACAGCAACTTAATAACTCCATCGGAATTACCAATTAACAGTAATGTGATTGGAAGTGTCAAAAGAAGCATTATCTCAAAATACCTTCTGAGACTTCGATTCAACCCATCTTTATCTTTTTCAGCATATTGGCGAGAAATAATAGGATAATATATTGTCAGTAATGTAGATGTTACAATACCATTGATTGAATTAAAAATCCTGTGAGCATAACCTAAGCAACTTAAAGAACCGCCTGGCAAATCCGAACTAATGATATTATCCGCAGCCAGATTAATCTGATCAGCCGCAGTTGTAACCATCACGGGAATTGACATTTTTAATATATATTTGAAGTAGGAATCCTTTAAATTAATAATTAACTTATGCTGAAAGAGACGCCCTCTTGACCAGGAATACAGAATTGCCAACTGCACTATCCATGCTCCTGTGCAAATAAATGGATAGGAATAAATTCCAAACACCGGAGCAAGGACTATATTTAATATGATGATAAATATATGATTAAAAAGCGTAAGAAGTGCCGGGAGCACATATCTTTGATTTGCATTGCATAAGTTATTTAGTGTGTATGCAGCAACGGTAAACGGAAATGACATGGACAACAGACATATCATTCTCCTTGTGTGCAATAAGCCTTCTTCTGAAAACCCGGGTGCAACCAGCTTTGCTAAAACAGGTGCAGACACGCTTACTGCTATGAACAGAACTATATTGAACATTACAAAAGCATTCAGAACATTTGAAGTAAATTCATCTGCCTGCTGATTTCCGCCTTCGCTCCGACACTTTGTATATATAGGAATAAACAAAGTAAGCACGCATATTGTCAGGGAATTATTTACAAGATTTGGAATCGTTCCCGCCGCATAATATGCGTCTGTAACAACATCTGTGCCAAAATAATATGAAAATATGATTGTCACAAAAAATGCCACTATTTTTGAAATAACTGTTATTATAAATAATAACAGACTAGCTCTAGCTATTTTACCGTTCATGCATATACCTTCCCCTAAAAAGCAACCAAAAAACAATCAGGAACCATGTAGAAATAAACGAGTCATACCCATGAAACAACTGATTATTTGCAGGTGTAAATAGAATAAGTACAAAAACATTAACAACAACAAGATAAGAAATAATATTATCGTTCTCAATAACCTCTTTCCATGCTTTTGATAAAAAGTACCCTACAAACACAAAGAATATCATGGCACCAATCCAAGTATAATCTGAAGCTAACCAAGGGAAAATCGTGTTCCATGATCTCAAGCCATTTCTTCTAAAGTTTTCCGTCATTCTACTTAAGTATGTTCTTTCATATATCCCTGATATACCAAATTTACTTAATAATCTAGTGAGTGCATATGAGCTGCCTATACCAAACGACCATTCAAATGGCAACTGCATACACAAAGATAACCCATAATATCCCTGAGAAAGATAGCCTGACATAATGCTCGCCATACCAAATCCTAATTTTTCACCAAAAACCTTAAATATAATATGGTTGGTATCAAAATAATATTCTCCAGAAGAATGCAAGTGGAAGTTTGAGGCATTTATCCCCATAGGTTTATATCTCAAATACTGCATATACGAAAACAGAAAGAGCGCTCCAATTAGTATAACAGCAATAATCCTTATAGATTTTTTGCTGTTTTTTTTACCTGCGTGCATCCTCGTAACATAAATAGCAACTGCAAAGTATATTACTATGTCACTGACTCCTTTTTGATTTCCATATCCAAAGAGGAACACTAAAATATATAAAACTACATTGAGAACAATGAGTTTTTTAATGTTTGGTGATGATTCCCTGAACTTATATATTCCCAATGCATTCGCAATCATTCTAAAAGCTGCACACAAAAAACGAATTAAAATTACGATATTTGCATTATCCTCGATTCTCGTATTGTACAGGTTTCCCAGACTCGTCAGACTGAAAGAAAAATGTCCCATTGCAAGAACATATCCGAACTCAATCACAAGAGATACTATCGAAACAGTCAATGCTCTTCTTAAGAGAATTGCTTCTTTATAATTAATATATGTATTGGAATTAAATGTATTAGTCTTTGGTTTCGTATGTTTCCCAACATAATATCCAAAATATAAACAAATACATACCCCCGCCATAAATGGTAATACAAGCCAATATTTGTACTCGCCATTGAAATACTTAATAGGTCCTATGATACTAAGCATCACCGTTGCAATATAATATACCACGGCGACCTTCAAGGGAAAATTTTGTTGTCTTTTGTAAATTTCTGATCTATTTGTCATATCAATCACTTACCTTTATAGACCTGCAATAAAACCTTTTATGGCCTCTTCATATTTTTCGTAACAAAATTGTCTGCTCTCAAAACAATACTTTTTCATTGTCTTTAACAGGGATTTATCACACCCCAAAATCTCTTCTAATTCATCTACAATATTTTCTTCTCCTTTTGATTCGATAATAAAACCCGTTCTCTCATTTAGTATGTATTTGTCAAGATCGCTGGTGTTTGTAGTTATAACAGGTGTCCCACACGAAATGCTTTCTACAACCTTAGTCGGAAATCCAGCCATAGTAGCGCGATTTCTGTCCCTTAGCAAGATAGTAAAATCCGCACAATTCACTGCATCTTGGACGAATTCCATACTTTCTTTTCCATGGAATCTAATTTCATTAATTTCCTGTATTATCTGTTTATCTTTCGGATATGCTGTTAAATATTGCTCTTTTGTAATTCCATATATGTCAAAGTCTACACACACGCCTCTTTTTATAACCCTGGCAATTCCCCGAACAGCTAGATCTAGTCTATCCTTCACTTCAGCCGGACTTTTTATCTTTCTTCCCATTCTGAATGGGATACCAGCATAAACCACTCTAATAGCCGAATTGTCACCGTTATTCTCAGAATAATCCTCAACAATTGGCGGAATAACTACAGTTCTACATCCTCGTTGATAATAATAATCAGAAAGGTATGAACTTATAGCGATTATTCCATCACTTCTTCTATTGTAGATACCTTTCTCCAAAAATGTATCTGTACCTTTGATAAAATTGAAAAAGATATTATCTCCTCCAGAAGGCAACCAGTCTACAACATCGGCTATTAACTTAATCTTTCTATTCTTACAAAATGATAAAAGCCTTCTATCAAATTCCGCTAATCCTGGTGAGCCATATCTTATAATATACCCGGGGACTCCAACTTTTTTTATTACCTTGCTTACATAGTCAATAAAAACTGATGTCTTATACAGACTACATTTTGGAAACGAATAAAACTCAATG of Roseburia hominis contains these proteins:
- a CDS encoding NAD-dependent epimerase/dehydratase family protein, with protein sequence MNILVTGAKGMVGTALVNNLKNIRDHKNRTRPSLKIDEVYSYDLDSTKEELNIYCQKADFIFNLAGVNRPESQEDFMKGNFDFASELLELLKKYGNKASIMLSSSIQATLAGRFGNSEYGRSKKAGEELFFSYAEETGAKVAVYRFPNLMGHSRPKYNSAVSTFCWAVANNETFTVNDRSTELELLYIDDLVEGMFDLLENKEVHCEFDGLETVITEKGRYCCVPVTYKVTLGEIVDLLKQFKQQPNTLLIPKMPNGSFAKKLYSLYLTYLPTDKFKYALKMNVDDRGSFTELVHMEDCGQVSINISKPGVTKGQHWHNSKWELFIVVAGHGLIQERNINTGEIVEFEVSGDKIEAVHMIPGWTHNIVNLSETENLVTVMTCNEIFDSKRPDTFFEPV
- a CDS encoding polysaccharide biosynthesis protein; the encoded protein is MSVFNGSTLMITGGTGSFGNAVLKHFLATDVGQVRIFSRDEKKQDDMRHELQAKYPDYAGKVKFYVGDVRDSQSVADAMPGVDYIFHAAALKQVPSCEFFPMQAVRTNVEGTDNVLHAAINAGVKRVVCLSTDKAAYPINAMGISKAMMEHVIYANARVAAERGGTVICCTRYGNVMCSRGSVIPLFIDQIKAGSPITITNPAMTRFLMNLDEAVELVRFAFEHANPGDLFIQKADASTIGNLAKGLQQLFGDTGTNIIGTRHGEKLYETLMTREERLRSEDMGQYFRVTADNRDLNYEKYFVKGQVMTEAEESYTSHNTTLLDVDGVVKKILTTDYVREALGDK
- a CDS encoding lipid II flippase MurJ → MNGKIARASLLLFIITVISKIVAFFVTIIFSYYFGTDVVTDAYYAAGTIPNLVNNSLTICVLTLFIPIYTKCRSEGGNQQADEFTSNVLNAFVMFNIVLFIAVSVSAPVLAKLVAPGFSEEGLLHTRRMICLLSMSFPFTVAAYTLNNLCNANQRYVLPALLTLFNHIFIIILNIVLAPVFGIYSYPFICTGAWIVQLAILYSWSRGRLFQHKLIINLKDSYFKYILKMSIPVMVTTAADQINLAADNIISSDLPGGSLSCLGYAHRIFNSINGIVTSTLLTIYYPIISRQYAEKDKDGLNRSLRRYFEIMLLLTLPITLLLIGNSDGVIKLLFHRGAMKADDVSKISILFTIYVCGLLFMSLKEFATRLFYIIGDTKQPTIINSLCVVMNICLSLTLKQFWEIFGIAIATTVSTVICALIECFYLIKRAGGIEAIKRHKIFDKKGIVQIVIACIAAMIIMIIVQRFLPISSNIVSILSSGFIYVVVAFGVLCGLKNEYTKVILSRIKKGKEQNR
- a CDS encoding glycosyltransferase — encoded protein: MENKIIIYLGNFGRPEKNAAGKRVYGNTLLFNKLGYRVILIGKSKNDEESNDPIKYGDNIEFYSFPKCSLYKTSVFIDYVSKVIKKVGVPGYIIRYGSPGLAEFDRRLLSFCKNRKIKLIADVVDWLPSGGDNIFFNFIKGTDTFLEKGIYNRRSDGIIAISSYLSDYYYQRGCRTVVIPPIVEDYSENNGDNSAIRVVYAGIPFRMGRKIKSPAEVKDRLDLAVRGIARVIKRGVCVDFDIYGITKEQYLTAYPKDKQIIQEINEIRFHGKESMEFVQDAVNCADFTILLRDRNRATMAGFPTKVVESISCGTPVITTNTSDLDKYILNERTGFIIESKGEENIVDELEEILGCDKSLLKTMKKYCFESRQFCYEKYEEAIKGFIAGL
- the wecB gene encoding UDP-N-acetylglucosamine 2-epimerase (non-hydrolyzing); this translates as MYDFNWKENGEIKLLIIVGTRPEIIRLVATIKRCREYFDCCVAHTGQNYDKNLNDIFWSDFDLGGPDIYLNVVGENLGQTCGNVIARSFELMSAIKPDALLVLGDTNSCLSAISAKRLHIPIFHMEAGNRCKDECLPEETNRRIVDVISDVNLPYSEPARKYLHELGMPKERTYVTGSPMAEVLRGNLDKIKVSNVLERFDLEEDGYILLSAHREENIDTDKNFTSLFNAINALAERYDVPILYSCHPRSRKKLEASGFKLDPRVRVNEPLGFNDYNRLQMNALAIVSDSGTLPEESSFYLSIGHPIAAVCIRTSTERPEAMEAGNFILAGISTKELLQATDMAITMKKNGVFGHPCGDYTDECVSMKIVRIIQSYVNVVNKMVWRKDV
- a CDS encoding DapH/DapD/GlmU-related protein, whose translation is MCRCKFPSGGVHLYGDISWGTEPWIITLGDNVHITTGVKFITHDGGTLLYRHLIPDLEITKPITIGNGVYIGNNVILLPGVTVGNNVVIGAGAIVTKDIPDNSVAVGVPARVIKSADEYLEKIQKESLHLGHLKGEEKDRALMKHYGYVGDSKGIYF